One Prosthecobacter algae DNA segment encodes these proteins:
- a CDS encoding response regulator, with product MQISQPNPSAAKYQVLIATASEATLRLLQPLQHVTQSEGVAESGGLFRPQQRLVFQALDYQVVDTVVRSRLGDRPIATVIVDLQPGTESKAEQILNALYYAEPTIGIIVLLADGASLSKPLLDLITHSPRLTFLQMPASLAQVYQTMKLMLAVWQSGQKVAEMEAAKARPEAAPNTAPVPDVGIEGGSSMHLEVVGSLAAGISHEFNNVLTVIQSQMDMAMQQAGDLPAVVDLLTQVMETARNASALSKKLVSFTPEEESAPVALDLALAVDDEVMLLSKTLGEHIALEVNHAAVLPPVWASPAEVSQLIINVALHARNLMPNGGVLQLSTSKVQHQTGSKYARLFPDAKHGEYVMLTIEDPNPADETVAGPDPRRVVVELPSTVQRAADNRLAWIQRTLQAAGGALNVTLLPGMIRSYQMIFPLAQSQKETLAVPELVVPVLAPAEPLPAVQPSTVLVVDDDDTICMIMSQVLATEKHRVLVAKSADEAWQQWCQYRSSIKLLITDINMPGGANGVALGHAIQEQDGSVPVIYTSGHRAVHQFAELEIGTNYLPKPFGMNDLLAVANRALASHGHHGLS from the coding sequence ATGCAAATATCCCAGCCGAATCCAAGCGCTGCCAAATATCAGGTGCTGATTGCCACAGCTTCTGAGGCAACACTTCGGTTGCTACAGCCTCTTCAGCATGTGACCCAGAGTGAAGGGGTGGCTGAAAGCGGAGGTCTTTTTCGTCCACAGCAGCGGCTGGTGTTTCAGGCACTGGATTATCAAGTGGTGGATACGGTGGTGCGCAGCCGCCTCGGAGACCGCCCCATCGCGACTGTGATCGTGGATTTGCAGCCCGGTACGGAGTCCAAGGCAGAGCAGATCCTCAATGCCCTCTATTATGCCGAGCCGACGATTGGCATCATTGTGCTGCTTGCGGATGGAGCGTCCCTGTCAAAGCCGCTGCTGGACTTGATCACGCACAGCCCTCGGCTGACCTTTTTGCAGATGCCAGCCTCACTGGCGCAGGTTTACCAGACGATGAAGCTCATGCTGGCCGTCTGGCAGTCTGGGCAAAAGGTGGCTGAAATGGAGGCCGCTAAGGCAAGGCCGGAGGCGGCTCCGAATACGGCTCCTGTGCCCGATGTCGGGATCGAAGGTGGGAGTTCCATGCACCTGGAGGTGGTGGGCAGTCTGGCAGCGGGCATTTCCCACGAGTTTAACAACGTGCTCACCGTTATCCAGAGCCAGATGGACATGGCCATGCAGCAGGCGGGAGATCTGCCTGCGGTGGTGGACTTGCTGACGCAGGTGATGGAGACGGCGCGCAATGCATCGGCCCTCTCGAAGAAACTCGTCTCTTTTACTCCGGAAGAAGAAAGTGCCCCTGTGGCCCTTGATCTGGCCCTTGCGGTGGATGATGAAGTGATGTTGCTCAGCAAGACCTTGGGCGAGCACATTGCCTTGGAAGTCAACCATGCTGCGGTGCTGCCCCCTGTCTGGGCCTCTCCGGCGGAGGTGAGCCAGCTCATTATCAATGTGGCATTGCATGCCCGGAACCTGATGCCAAATGGCGGTGTTTTGCAGCTCTCGACCAGCAAGGTACAGCACCAGACGGGAAGCAAGTATGCCCGTCTCTTCCCAGATGCCAAACATGGCGAATATGTGATGCTGACCATTGAGGATCCGAACCCGGCCGATGAAACGGTGGCAGGGCCCGACCCTCGTCGTGTGGTGGTGGAACTGCCCTCGACGGTGCAACGTGCCGCAGACAATCGCCTGGCCTGGATCCAGCGCACGTTGCAGGCGGCTGGCGGTGCCCTGAATGTGACCCTGCTGCCAGGAATGATCCGCAGTTATCAAATGATCTTTCCCTTGGCCCAGAGCCAGAAGGAAACACTGGCTGTGCCAGAGTTGGTGGTCCCTGTGCTGGCCCCGGCGGAGCCACTGCCGGCGGTGCAGCCTTCCACCGTGCTGGTGGTGGATGATGATGATACGATCTGCATGATCATGAGCCAGGTGCTGGCCACTGAAAAACATCGTGTGCTAGTCGCCAAAAGTGCGGATGAAGCCTGGCAGCAATGGTGCCAGTATCGCAGCAGCATCAAGCTTCTGATTACGGACATCAACATGCCGGGCGGTGCCAATGGGGTAGCCTTGGGCCATGCGATTCAGGAGCAGGATGGTTCGGTGCCGGTGATTTACACCAGCGGCCATCGTGCTGTGCATCAGTTTGCAGAGCTGGAGATCGGCACGAATTACCTGCCAAAACCTTTTGGGATGAATGATTTGCTGGCTGTGGCCAATCGTGCGCTGGCCTCTCACGGCCATCATGGTCTGAGCTGA
- a CDS encoding alpha-1,4-glucan--maltose-1-phosphate maltosyltransferase encodes MPAPAAHAPTVVIENFYPCIEGGRHAIKRIVGEPLDLWCDIFTDGHVVMSAVVKWRLAGSRRWAEAPMQALANDRWQGRCQFESMGRWEYVVEAWSDTFRGWKKTFAIRVQAGDPDVPVEALEGARLLREAALRARAGGAANVGAQMDEVAELLTQLPPQEVMEVLLSEDLQALVDCYPDRELSTVSEPLRVIVERERARFSAWYEFFPRGAEGRADKHSKFRDCLPRLEDAKAMGFDTLYFPPIHPIGITARKGKNNTLIAYEGDVGSPWAIGGPAGGHRDVEPQLGTVEDFVWLVGEANKRGLEIALDFAINCSPDHPYVKDHPDWFYQRPDGSIRYAENPPKKYQDIYPINFHCADWKNLWRELIDVVLFWVDKGVKIFRVDNPHTKPVSFWEELISTVHRKDPSVIFLAEAFTKPRMMQVLGKIGFTQSYTYFTWREDKAGLTEYAQELMQGEMRWYYRGNFWPNTPDIHPFYLQNAPASMFRLRAALAATLSSTWGMYAGYELCENEALPGKEEYLDSEKFQLRQRDYNAPGNIKGFIARLNAIRRDNPAMHLYDNLVFHGADHDQVICYSKATPDFSNRILCVVSLNGHSPVSSMVRLNLAGLGLNHDQPYRVRDLMYGGVYEWRGGDNFVSLNPDGTSLHIFKVEPIS; translated from the coding sequence ATGCCTGCTCCCGCCGCCCACGCTCCCACCGTTGTCATCGAGAACTTTTATCCCTGCATCGAAGGGGGCCGCCATGCGATCAAACGCATCGTTGGCGAACCGCTGGACCTCTGGTGCGATATTTTTACTGACGGGCATGTGGTGATGTCTGCGGTGGTGAAATGGCGCCTCGCCGGATCGCGCCGCTGGGCCGAGGCCCCCATGCAAGCCCTGGCGAATGATCGCTGGCAGGGCCGGTGCCAGTTTGAATCCATGGGCCGCTGGGAGTATGTGGTGGAGGCTTGGTCGGACACTTTCCGGGGCTGGAAAAAGACCTTCGCCATCCGCGTGCAGGCCGGGGATCCGGATGTGCCGGTGGAGGCGCTGGAAGGTGCGCGGTTGCTGCGCGAGGCCGCTCTGCGTGCACGGGCAGGTGGTGCTGCCAATGTCGGCGCGCAGATGGATGAGGTGGCGGAGCTGCTGACTCAACTGCCGCCGCAGGAAGTCATGGAGGTGCTGCTTTCTGAAGACTTGCAGGCCCTGGTGGACTGCTACCCGGACCGGGAGCTTTCGACGGTCTCCGAGCCGCTGCGTGTCATCGTGGAGCGGGAGCGGGCACGCTTTTCCGCCTGGTACGAGTTTTTCCCGCGTGGGGCTGAGGGCCGGGCGGACAAGCACAGCAAGTTCCGTGACTGCCTGCCGCGCCTAGAGGATGCTAAGGCGATGGGTTTTGATACTCTTTACTTCCCGCCCATCCACCCCATTGGCATCACGGCCAGGAAGGGGAAAAATAACACCCTCATCGCCTATGAGGGCGATGTGGGCAGCCCCTGGGCCATTGGCGGGCCAGCCGGAGGGCACCGCGATGTGGAGCCCCAGCTTGGCACGGTGGAGGACTTTGTCTGGCTGGTTGGCGAGGCTAACAAACGTGGCCTGGAGATCGCACTGGATTTTGCCATCAACTGCTCCCCCGATCATCCGTACGTGAAAGATCACCCAGATTGGTTCTACCAGCGGCCCGATGGCAGCATCCGCTATGCGGAGAATCCGCCGAAAAAGTACCAGGACATTTACCCGATCAATTTCCATTGCGCGGACTGGAAGAACCTGTGGCGTGAGCTCATCGACGTGGTGCTTTTCTGGGTGGACAAAGGGGTGAAAATCTTCCGTGTGGACAATCCGCACACCAAGCCCGTGTCATTTTGGGAAGAACTGATCAGCACCGTTCATCGTAAAGACCCGAGCGTGATCTTCCTGGCGGAGGCCTTTACTAAACCGAGGATGATGCAGGTGCTGGGCAAGATCGGCTTCACGCAAAGCTACACCTATTTCACTTGGCGCGAGGACAAGGCGGGCCTTACCGAGTACGCCCAGGAGCTGATGCAGGGGGAGATGCGCTGGTACTACCGAGGGAATTTCTGGCCCAATACACCGGACATTCACCCCTTCTACCTGCAAAATGCACCTGCCAGCATGTTCCGTCTGCGCGCTGCCCTGGCGGCCACGCTTTCCAGTACGTGGGGGATGTACGCGGGCTATGAGCTCTGCGAAAACGAAGCCCTGCCCGGCAAAGAGGAGTATCTGGATTCAGAAAAGTTCCAGCTCCGCCAGCGTGATTACAATGCTCCAGGCAACATCAAAGGCTTCATTGCCCGTCTGAATGCGATCCGCCGGGATAACCCAGCCATGCATCTGTACGACAACCTCGTCTTTCACGGGGCGGATCATGATCAGGTGATCTGCTACAGCAAGGCAACGCCAGACTTCAGCAATCGCATCCTCTGTGTGGTGAGCTTGAACGGCCATTCCCCGGTGTCGTCCATGGTACGCCTGAATTTGGCTGGCCTGGGCCTCAACCACGATCAGCCCTACCGGGTGCGCGACCTGATGTATGGCGGCGTCTATGAATGGCGTGGAGGGGACAACTTCGTTTCGCTAAATCCCGATGGCACCAGCTTGCACATTTTTAAGGTGGAGCCGATTTCATAA
- the murG gene encoding undecaprenyldiphospho-muramoylpentapeptide beta-N-acetylglucosaminyltransferase, whose protein sequence is MKSKSKKSIHVLIACGGTGGHLFPGIAVGEVLSARGHEVTLLISEKKIDSIAASGHKDLRFEKMPFLAMPKPWSPKMIGFLTGLWKGMSQCRKIIREKDVSVVLGMGGFTSFAPLYAGKKEECRTLIHESNAIPGKANKLNARYADTVLCGLDACQEFFPKHGDVRVVGTPVRSSMRTTSKDDPYEFFKLDKTKKTLLIMGGSQGARGVNRVVGMTLEQFERMGIQVLHIAGPTDYEEVRDVYAKHPTLPQHVAAFCHRMDMAYRVADLAIARSGASSMSELAYFGVPSLLVPYPFAADDHQTRNAEVFAKEGAARLLTEKEINADVLADAVRDILMNPKKSDEMKRAANKIAVRNSAEKIADLIVKGS, encoded by the coding sequence GTGAAATCCAAATCCAAGAAGTCCATCCACGTGCTGATCGCCTGTGGAGGCACGGGCGGCCACCTGTTTCCCGGCATTGCCGTCGGTGAAGTGCTCTCGGCTCGCGGCCATGAGGTGACCCTCCTCATCAGCGAAAAGAAGATTGATTCCATCGCCGCCTCCGGTCACAAGGACCTGCGCTTTGAAAAGATGCCGTTTTTGGCCATGCCCAAGCCCTGGTCACCGAAGATGATCGGCTTCCTCACCGGGCTGTGGAAAGGCATGAGCCAGTGCCGGAAAATCATCCGGGAAAAAGATGTCAGCGTGGTGCTGGGCATGGGTGGCTTCACCTCCTTTGCCCCCCTGTATGCGGGGAAAAAAGAAGAGTGCCGCACGCTGATCCATGAAAGCAACGCCATCCCCGGCAAGGCCAACAAGCTGAACGCCCGCTATGCCGACACGGTATTATGCGGGTTGGATGCCTGCCAAGAGTTCTTCCCGAAGCATGGCGACGTCCGCGTGGTGGGCACGCCCGTGCGCAGTTCCATGCGCACGACTTCGAAGGATGATCCCTACGAGTTCTTCAAGCTGGACAAGACCAAGAAGACCCTGCTCATCATGGGCGGCAGCCAGGGAGCCCGTGGCGTGAACCGTGTGGTGGGCATGACGCTGGAACAGTTTGAGCGCATGGGCATCCAAGTCCTGCACATCGCCGGACCGACGGATTATGAAGAGGTGCGGGATGTGTATGCCAAGCATCCTACACTGCCCCAGCATGTGGCCGCTTTTTGCCATCGCATGGACATGGCCTACCGGGTGGCGGATCTGGCCATCGCCCGCAGCGGGGCCTCCTCCATGTCTGAGCTAGCCTACTTTGGCGTGCCCAGCCTGCTGGTGCCCTATCCCTTTGCAGCGGATGACCACCAAACCCGCAATGCCGAAGTCTTTGCCAAGGAAGGGGCTGCCCGCCTGCTGACGGAAAAAGAAATCAATGCAGATGTCCTGGCCGATGCCGTGCGCGACATCCTGATGAACCCGAAGAAATCCGACGAAATGAAACGCGCGGCGAATAAGATCGCCGTGCGCAATTCGGCGGAAAAGATCGCGGATCTCATCGTCAAAGGCTCGTGA
- a CDS encoding FtsW/RodA/SpoVE family cell cycle protein, which translates to MAKRSILLLLLAVALLTGLGITMLASTSFFTKEGGGEEYVTLWRQGIWLGVAMGGCVVMAMVDYNLLFRWRWWLLGGAAFSLLLCYEWHLAQILGYKPVIAARVNGAARWIGYGSMRVQPSEFAKLVLIVAMAGWFASHENLERTLKHGLILPGLILGGVVGLIGGEVDLGNASVSAAVGAGIMFVAGTRFRYLAVIGGTALAALWTGIKLAPNRFERVMIIFDLEKHKETLGLQQWISKLAFGSGGLEGRGLGEGRMKLSYLPEAHTDFIFPMVGEELGFWGVGGAVLAFILLTFAGMCIASYAPNRFGKLLGFGLTFLLALEALLNMGVTTALLPNKGLPLPFVSYGGSSLLAAMMAVGVLINIHRQGVHLTWDQLPVIRRKRRWTPQL; encoded by the coding sequence ATGGCCAAACGATCCATCCTCCTTCTTCTGCTGGCCGTCGCGCTGCTGACTGGCCTGGGCATCACCATGCTGGCCAGCACAAGCTTTTTCACCAAGGAAGGCGGGGGCGAAGAATATGTCACCTTGTGGCGTCAGGGCATCTGGCTGGGCGTGGCGATGGGCGGCTGTGTGGTCATGGCCATGGTGGATTATAACCTGTTGTTTCGCTGGCGTTGGTGGCTGCTGGGCGGGGCCGCCTTCAGCCTGCTGCTCTGTTATGAATGGCATCTGGCCCAGATCCTCGGTTACAAGCCAGTCATTGCCGCGCGTGTGAACGGCGCTGCGCGCTGGATCGGCTATGGCAGCATGCGCGTGCAGCCTTCGGAATTTGCCAAGCTGGTGCTCATTGTCGCCATGGCGGGGTGGTTTGCCTCCCACGAAAATTTGGAGCGCACGCTGAAGCACGGCCTCATCCTCCCGGGACTGATTCTGGGTGGCGTCGTCGGGCTTATCGGGGGGGAGGTGGATCTGGGAAATGCCTCCGTTTCCGCCGCTGTCGGCGCTGGCATCATGTTTGTGGCAGGCACTCGTTTCCGTTATCTGGCCGTCATCGGCGGCACGGCATTGGCAGCCCTGTGGACGGGGATCAAGCTGGCCCCGAACCGCTTTGAGCGCGTGATGATCATTTTTGACCTGGAGAAGCACAAGGAAACCCTCGGCCTGCAGCAGTGGATTTCCAAGCTGGCCTTTGGCTCCGGCGGCCTGGAGGGGCGTGGCCTGGGAGAGGGGCGCATGAAGCTTTCTTATCTGCCCGAGGCGCACACGGACTTCATCTTTCCCATGGTGGGGGAGGAACTGGGCTTCTGGGGCGTGGGCGGGGCCGTTCTGGCCTTCATCCTTCTCACCTTTGCGGGCATGTGCATCGCATCGTATGCGCCGAACCGCTTTGGCAAGCTGCTGGGTTTCGGGCTGACTTTTCTCCTCGCCCTCGAAGCGCTCTTGAACATGGGCGTAACCACTGCTTTGCTGCCCAATAAGGGATTGCCGCTCCCCTTCGTCTCGTATGGAGGGTCGAGCCTCCTGGCTGCCATGATGGCCGTCGGGGTCCTCATCAACATCCACCGCCAGGGCGTCCATTTGACCTGGGATCAGCTTCCTGTGATCCGCAGAAAACGCCGCTGGACACCCCAGCTTTGA
- a CDS encoding LysM peptidoglycan-binding domain-containing protein, with the protein MSKKKKDKLLLNLLEGERYKHRVAMVTDEGAFNQHEPNSNMARMFVVMLLIHVVVIGGIIIYDFMNGEEAPATTLVQNYNQPAAANVLPETRLDVDIAPDKSLEEYSTYEWKSGDSIPSVAKNLEVSEEVLIKLNKLDQGRQIKINDVILYPKRPIVKAVGISVAGANGEIPQPAVPAASIAAAEVPINLTLPGESGFSFSPTIENELTPAPTVAPSAAPGMQVQDTPPPAVTKEASGMPVIVELPQTSAPKVEEAPPAPPAPAPRPVVEKEVEKEVPKAIPVPRQPEPKPAPVVEKAPVKKIVDAPPPAPAKKEPAKAVAGSHTVQSGETLYRIASKHGISVKALQDANKISRPEALKIGMKLVIPRK; encoded by the coding sequence ATGAGCAAAAAGAAGAAAGACAAGCTCCTGCTCAACCTCCTGGAAGGTGAGAGATACAAACACCGTGTGGCCATGGTCACCGATGAAGGTGCCTTCAACCAGCATGAGCCGAACTCCAACATGGCGCGCATGTTCGTGGTCATGCTGCTGATCCATGTCGTCGTCATTGGCGGCATCATCATTTACGATTTCATGAACGGTGAGGAAGCTCCGGCAACGACGCTGGTGCAGAATTATAACCAGCCTGCCGCCGCCAATGTCCTGCCCGAAACCCGGCTGGATGTGGACATCGCTCCTGACAAATCTCTCGAGGAATATTCCACTTACGAGTGGAAGTCCGGCGACTCCATCCCCAGCGTGGCTAAAAACCTGGAAGTGTCCGAAGAGGTGCTGATCAAGCTGAACAAGCTGGACCAGGGCCGCCAGATCAAGATCAACGATGTCATCCTGTATCCGAAGCGCCCGATCGTGAAAGCCGTCGGCATCAGCGTGGCCGGTGCCAACGGCGAAATTCCTCAGCCGGCGGTCCCTGCGGCCTCCATCGCTGCTGCGGAGGTGCCGATCAATCTGACCCTGCCGGGCGAAAGCGGATTCAGCTTCAGCCCCACCATCGAAAACGAACTGACGCCAGCCCCCACCGTGGCACCCAGCGCGGCCCCTGGCATGCAGGTGCAAGACACTCCGCCGCCTGCCGTGACGAAGGAAGCCTCCGGCATGCCTGTCATCGTGGAACTGCCTCAGACATCGGCCCCTAAAGTCGAAGAAGCTCCGCCTGCCCCTCCCGCCCCGGCCCCTCGGCCAGTGGTGGAAAAAGAGGTGGAGAAGGAAGTGCCCAAGGCCATCCCTGTGCCTCGCCAGCCCGAGCCCAAGCCCGCCCCTGTGGTGGAAAAGGCCCCGGTGAAAAAGATCGTGGATGCACCACCTCCCGCCCCCGCCAAAAAGGAGCCTGCCAAGGCTGTGGCCGGTAGCCACACCGTTCAGTCGGGTGAGACTCTTTACCGAATTGCGAGCAAGCACGGCATTTCCGTGAAGGCCCTCCAGGATGCCAACAAGATCTCCCGCCCTGAAGCGCTGAAGATCGGCATGAAGTTGGTGATCCCACGCAAGTAG
- the murD gene encoding UDP-N-acetylmuramoyl-L-alanine--D-glutamate ligase produces the protein MSDFTGKHFAILGAGRSGLGAARLARLHGAEVTVVDEGEPAKIKAALEKQHAEGFRTLSGQAARDLVVKPGDFDLVITSPGFDAGWPLPKKFTDAGIPLTGEMEFAFNLTDLPLVGITGTNGKSTCTELIAHLFNACGKKSVPCGNHGMSLSEVVASGVSYDVLSLEISSFQLETIQNYRAKASLWLNFAADHLDRYPDMASYYAAKARIFENVTASDVAIVRAGETVDTGAAQRLTFSAYGAEADWTYEAGRIHAGPENITFEVNSTLRGRHNMENVMAAMMACRVHGLSLDEMQGALAGYEAPAHRCELVRELHGREYINDSKATNLHALEACIGAMESPIVLIVGGKDKQLDYTPLRDSLKGQVRAMVCIGEIARSLKATFEDLVPCQTAADMAEAVQLATDLSRAGDSIILSPGTSSFDMYTGYAQRGEAFRTAVQSLS, from the coding sequence ATGTCAGATTTCACCGGAAAACACTTTGCCATCCTGGGCGCAGGACGCAGCGGCCTTGGGGCTGCGCGTCTCGCACGCCTGCATGGGGCGGAAGTGACGGTGGTGGATGAGGGCGAGCCTGCAAAGATCAAGGCGGCCCTGGAAAAGCAGCATGCCGAAGGCTTTCGCACCCTCAGTGGTCAGGCCGCACGGGATCTGGTGGTGAAACCAGGCGACTTTGACCTCGTCATCACCAGCCCTGGGTTTGACGCAGGCTGGCCGTTGCCAAAGAAATTCACCGATGCAGGCATTCCCCTCACTGGGGAAATGGAGTTCGCTTTTAATCTCACGGACCTGCCTTTGGTCGGCATCACGGGGACCAATGGCAAGAGCACCTGCACGGAACTCATCGCGCATCTCTTCAATGCCTGCGGGAAAAAATCCGTCCCTTGTGGGAATCACGGCATGTCGTTGAGTGAAGTCGTCGCTAGCGGCGTTTCTTACGATGTGCTGTCACTGGAGATCAGCAGTTTCCAGCTGGAGACGATCCAGAACTATCGGGCCAAAGCGAGCCTGTGGCTTAACTTCGCTGCGGATCACCTCGACCGTTACCCGGACATGGCGTCCTACTACGCGGCCAAGGCACGCATTTTTGAAAACGTCACTGCCAGCGATGTCGCCATCGTCCGCGCCGGTGAAACGGTGGATACGGGCGCTGCCCAGCGTCTGACCTTTTCTGCCTATGGGGCAGAGGCCGACTGGACCTACGAGGCCGGTCGCATCCATGCAGGGCCTGAAAACATCACCTTTGAGGTGAACTCCACCCTGCGTGGACGTCACAACATGGAAAACGTGATGGCCGCCATGATGGCCTGCCGGGTGCATGGCCTGAGCCTGGACGAAATGCAGGGCGCGTTGGCGGGCTACGAAGCTCCCGCCCACCGCTGTGAACTCGTTCGCGAACTTCATGGGCGCGAGTACATCAATGACTCCAAAGCCACCAACCTGCACGCCCTGGAGGCCTGCATCGGTGCGATGGAAAGTCCCATCGTTTTGATTGTGGGCGGCAAGGACAAGCAGCTTGATTACACCCCCCTCCGCGACTCCTTGAAAGGGCAGGTCCGCGCCATGGTGTGCATCGGCGAAATCGCCCGCTCGCTAAAGGCCACCTTTGAGGACCTTGTGCCATGCCAGACCGCCGCAGACATGGCCGAGGCCGTGCAATTGGCCACCGATCTTTCCAGGGCAGGGGACAGCATCATCCTCAGTCCTGGAACCTCCTCCTTTGACATGTACACCGGCTACGCCCAGCGCGGCGAAGCCTTCCGTACGGCCGTGCAATCCCTTAGCTGA
- the mraY gene encoding phospho-N-acetylmuramoyl-pentapeptide-transferase — protein MIYWLYELRNWLEAADWISDDSALYKLLNIFRYHTFRAGGAFITAFVLSLLFGERLIRKLISLKIGQPIRTADEVHKLYELHGKKAGTPTMGGILILGCIVISTLLWAKWDNVMVWTILFATIGLGALGFYDDYLKISKKNSKGVSARTKLVWQGGVAVIAGALMAYAVPADEGITLRALYVPFFKDAVITDMGIFSVALFTLIIVGASNAVNLTDGLDGLATGCSLTTALAYAGFGYVCGNANYSSYLGVAHHTLANELPIVAMALAGACVGFLWFNAHPARMFMGDTGSLALGGCIATLAIGCKQEIVLALVGGVFVMEAMSVIIQVISFKTRGKRVFRMSPIHHHFELGGWHENQVIVRFWALSLFFALLGLATLKLR, from the coding sequence ATGATTTACTGGCTCTACGAACTCCGCAACTGGCTCGAAGCCGCTGACTGGATCAGCGACGACTCCGCGCTGTACAAGCTGCTCAACATCTTTCGTTATCACACCTTCCGGGCAGGTGGTGCTTTCATCACGGCTTTTGTGCTGTCCCTGCTCTTCGGAGAGCGGCTGATCCGGAAACTCATTTCCTTGAAGATTGGCCAGCCCATCCGCACCGCCGATGAAGTTCATAAGCTCTATGAACTCCACGGCAAAAAGGCCGGCACTCCCACCATGGGGGGCATCCTCATCCTGGGCTGCATCGTGATTTCCACCCTGCTCTGGGCCAAGTGGGACAATGTCATGGTCTGGACCATTCTTTTCGCCACCATCGGTCTGGGTGCGCTGGGCTTTTACGATGACTATCTGAAGATCAGCAAAAAAAATTCCAAAGGGGTCTCCGCCAGGACCAAGCTGGTCTGGCAGGGGGGCGTGGCCGTCATTGCTGGGGCCCTGATGGCCTATGCAGTTCCCGCAGATGAGGGCATCACCCTCCGGGCGCTGTATGTGCCTTTCTTCAAAGACGCCGTTATCACGGACATGGGCATTTTTTCCGTCGCCCTATTCACCCTGATCATTGTGGGGGCATCGAATGCCGTGAACCTGACGGACGGCCTCGACGGCCTCGCCACCGGCTGCTCGCTCACCACCGCGCTGGCCTATGCAGGCTTTGGGTATGTTTGTGGAAATGCTAACTACTCTAGCTATCTGGGCGTCGCCCATCACACTTTGGCCAATGAGCTGCCCATCGTGGCCATGGCCTTGGCCGGGGCCTGTGTCGGTTTCCTATGGTTCAATGCCCACCCGGCCCGCATGTTCATGGGGGATACAGGATCCCTAGCGCTCGGCGGCTGCATCGCCACCCTGGCCATCGGCTGCAAGCAGGAGATCGTCCTGGCGCTGGTGGGCGGTGTGTTCGTCATGGAGGCCATGAGCGTCATCATCCAGGTGATCAGCTTTAAAACCCGCGGCAAGCGTGTCTTCCGCATGTCTCCCATTCACCACCATTTTGAATTGGGCGGCTGGCATGAGAATCAGGTCATTGTGAGATTCTGGGCCTTGTCATTATTTTTTGCACTTCTTGGTTTAGCGACCTTGAAACTTCGCTAA